A genome region from Thalassotalea euphylliae includes the following:
- a CDS encoding substrate-binding domain-containing protein, with protein MKLLKSLTLCLCVSVSSLAAAETAIIVNPANANAISDNDISRAFLGKLKKFSDGQSIEAVNTKANSDTRVAFEKMVLKKSPAQVKAYWSKRLFTGKGKPLQELASDAEVLNFVASTPNAIGYVDASVVNDTIKVIKTL; from the coding sequence ATGAAGTTGTTAAAGTCCTTAACCCTTTGTTTATGCGTCTCTGTTAGCAGTTTAGCCGCTGCTGAAACCGCTATTATTGTTAACCCAGCCAATGCTAATGCCATTTCTGACAATGACATTTCACGTGCCTTTTTAGGTAAGTTAAAGAAGTTTTCAGATGGTCAAAGCATTGAAGCGGTCAACACCAAAGCCAACAGTGATACACGTGTAGCATTTGAGAAAATGGTATTAAAGAAATCACCTGCACAAGTAAAAGCCTATTGGTCTAAACGTTTATTCACCGGTAAAGGTAAGCCATTACAAGAGCTAGCTTCAGATGCTGAAGTACTTAATTTTGTTGCCTCAACTCCCAATGCGATTGGTTATGTTGATGCCAGTGTAGTAAACGACACGATTAAGGTTATCAAAACTTTATAA
- a CDS encoding porin, whose amino-acid sequence MRKALLSCAICAALPLASAQAEITFNGFANIVAGQASSGDTQWGYDDDVDFKQDSLFALQASTDLGEGLSATAQIISRGENDWEAEFEWAYIAYDINDNTRVLAGRQRAPLYMYSDYLDVSYAYPWITPPEGVYNLELSKFDGVSLSHNFTLGEFDTTAQVFFGSDNDDINVQGIDVNSSFDEIFGGTFTLNRDWLTLRTAYLATDLSIPIPVFDELAAAWNNIEGFGGVAEALVINEDKAKFFEFGAVIDYNNYLLIAEITRINYDNMPLDTEESMFVTAGYRFDDVLVHLTYGVDENTINGIGDTLPVGLSPELDQLIGFTRQGLEFRNEDSSYYTLGARWDFHPSASFKVEFSKRDNDLINQDSSLVRTALVTVF is encoded by the coding sequence ATGAGAAAAGCATTACTGAGCTGTGCCATATGTGCAGCATTACCCTTGGCTTCTGCGCAAGCAGAAATCACCTTCAATGGATTTGCAAACATTGTTGCTGGACAAGCATCTAGCGGCGATACCCAATGGGGCTATGACGATGATGTCGATTTTAAACAAGACTCATTGTTCGCGCTTCAAGCGTCTACGGATTTAGGCGAAGGTTTAAGTGCAACGGCACAAATTATTTCTCGCGGTGAAAACGATTGGGAAGCTGAATTTGAGTGGGCCTACATTGCCTACGACATCAACGACAACACACGTGTATTAGCTGGTCGTCAACGCGCACCTCTTTACATGTATTCAGACTATTTAGATGTCTCTTATGCGTACCCTTGGATCACACCACCGGAAGGCGTGTACAACCTTGAACTATCAAAATTTGATGGTGTCAGCCTAAGCCATAACTTTACGCTTGGCGAATTTGACACAACAGCCCAAGTGTTCTTCGGCTCAGACAATGATGATATTAATGTTCAAGGCATTGATGTTAACTCAAGCTTCGACGAAATTTTCGGTGGTACATTTACCTTAAACCGTGACTGGCTAACACTACGCACAGCCTACTTAGCCACAGACTTATCTATTCCAATTCCAGTATTTGATGAGTTGGCAGCTGCTTGGAATAACATCGAAGGTTTTGGCGGTGTAGCCGAAGCTTTAGTTATTAATGAAGACAAAGCTAAATTCTTCGAATTCGGCGCTGTTATTGATTACAACAACTACTTATTGATCGCTGAAATCACGCGCATTAACTACGATAACATGCCACTAGACACAGAAGAGTCAATGTTTGTTACCGCGGGTTACCGCTTTGATGATGTGTTAGTGCACTTAACCTATGGCGTTGATGAAAACACCATCAATGGTATTGGTGACACGTTACCAGTTGGCTTATCACCAGAGCTTGACCAATTAATTGGCTTTACTCGCCAAGGTTTAGAGTTCCGTAACGAAGACTCATCATACTACACCTTAGGCGCACGCTGGGATTTCCATCCTTCTGCCTCATTCAAAGTTGAATTTAGCAA